A single region of the Candidatus Protochlamydia amoebophila UWE25 genome encodes:
- the fabG gene encoding 3-oxoacyl-ACP reductase FabG, with product MNQLLLNQVAIITGGNAGIGKAIASKFAEEGAKVIIFGTNAETGQKAINEIREITQSQTIYFRCVDVSQTQLVDEAIKDVVEEFGVVDILINNAGITADQLLMKMPEQDWDKVLDTNLKSCFNTCKSVVRGMMKAKKGKIINISSVVGLMGNAGQTNYAASKAGIIGFSKALAKELASRNILVNCIAPGFIQTKMTDALTPIQKEMIVKDIPLNRLGEPSDIANLAWFLATPLSNYVTGQVITVDGGMVMS from the coding sequence ATGAATCAGTTGTTGTTAAATCAAGTAGCTATTATTACAGGTGGTAATGCAGGAATTGGAAAAGCCATTGCCTCGAAATTTGCAGAAGAGGGTGCAAAAGTTATTATTTTTGGAACGAATGCAGAAACAGGGCAAAAAGCAATTAATGAAATTCGAGAAATTACACAATCTCAAACTATTTACTTTCGCTGTGTGGATGTTTCTCAAACTCAACTAGTTGATGAGGCAATTAAAGATGTTGTAGAAGAATTTGGAGTGGTGGACATTTTGATTAATAATGCAGGAATCACTGCTGATCAATTGTTGATGAAGATGCCTGAACAAGATTGGGATAAAGTTTTAGATACTAATTTGAAATCTTGTTTTAACACTTGTAAATCTGTCGTTCGTGGAATGATGAAAGCCAAAAAAGGAAAAATTATTAATATCAGTTCTGTGGTTGGATTGATGGGGAATGCCGGGCAGACAAATTATGCCGCTTCAAAAGCAGGAATCATCGGTTTTTCAAAAGCTTTAGCTAAAGAATTAGCTTCTCGAAATATTTTAGTAAATTGTATTGCTCCAGGTTTCATTCAAACAAAAATGACCGATGCTTTAACACCAATACAGAAAGAAATGATTGTAAAAGATATTCCTCTTAATCGCTTAGGGGAGCCTTCTGATATTGCTAATTTAGCTTGGTTTTTAGCTACGCCACTTTCTAACTATGTCACAGGCCAGGTCATTACTGTGGATGGTGGAATGGTGATGTCATAA
- the acpP gene encoding acyl carrier protein → MSIEQEVIDIVVEQLGVDRDDVNSEKSFVEDLNADSLDLTELIMTFEERFECEISQEDAEKLKTVNDVISYLEKRKS, encoded by the coding sequence ATGTCAATTGAACAAGAAGTCATTGATATTGTTGTAGAACAATTAGGAGTTGATAGAGATGATGTCAATTCAGAAAAGTCATTTGTAGAAGATTTGAATGCAGATTCTCTAGATCTAACAGAACTCATCATGACATTTGAAGAGCGTTTTGAATGTGAGATTTCACAAGAGGATGCTGAAAAATTAAAAACGGTAAACGATGTGATTAGTTATCTTGAAAAGCGCAAATCATAG